From one Catenuloplanes nepalensis genomic stretch:
- a CDS encoding S8 family peptidase, translating into MTIPRTPGRTLAALGLFAAVAAVSLTAGSPASAAPKGEVRYAGADAAIDGSYLVVLKDSTAGAPGTAKARAAVPGTAAGLAAAYGADVRQTWSGALSGFHAGMSAVEAQRLAANPAVAYVEQDQRFSTEATQTNATWGIDRIDQRARPLSTTYTYPNTASNVRAYVLDTGILTTHSQFGGRAVSGYDFVSNDSNATDCNGHGTHVAGTIGGSTYGVAKAVQLVAVRVLDCAGSGTTAGVVNGINWVRTNAVKPAVANMSLGGGVSTTLDNAVTSAISSGITFSLAAGNSNANACNSSPARVASAITVGATTNTDARASYSNYGTCLDIFAPGSSITSAWYTSTSATSTISGTSMAAPHVAGAAALVLSANTSYTPAQVRDYLVNNATPNVVTSPGTGSPNRLLYVVN; encoded by the coding sequence ATGACGATCCCCCGCACCCCCGGCCGTACCCTCGCGGCTCTGGGCCTGTTCGCCGCGGTCGCGGCCGTCTCGCTGACCGCGGGCAGCCCGGCCAGCGCGGCACCGAAGGGCGAGGTCCGGTACGCCGGTGCCGACGCCGCGATCGACGGCAGCTACCTCGTGGTGCTGAAGGACAGCACGGCCGGCGCGCCCGGCACGGCCAAGGCGCGCGCCGCCGTCCCGGGCACGGCCGCCGGGCTGGCCGCCGCGTACGGCGCGGACGTCAGGCAGACGTGGAGCGGCGCGCTCAGCGGCTTCCACGCCGGCATGTCCGCGGTCGAGGCGCAGCGGCTCGCGGCGAACCCCGCGGTCGCCTACGTCGAGCAGGACCAGCGGTTCTCCACCGAGGCCACGCAGACCAACGCCACCTGGGGCATCGACCGGATCGACCAGCGCGCGCGGCCGCTGTCGACCACGTACACCTACCCGAACACGGCGAGCAACGTGCGGGCGTACGTGCTGGACACCGGCATCCTCACCACGCACTCGCAGTTCGGCGGGCGCGCGGTCAGCGGGTACGACTTCGTCAGCAACGACAGCAACGCCACCGACTGCAACGGGCACGGCACCCACGTGGCCGGCACGATCGGCGGCTCGACCTACGGCGTGGCCAAGGCCGTGCAGCTCGTGGCGGTCCGGGTGCTGGACTGCGCCGGCAGCGGCACGACCGCCGGCGTGGTCAACGGCATCAACTGGGTGCGGACCAACGCGGTCAAGCCGGCCGTGGCGAACATGAGCCTCGGCGGCGGCGTCAGCACCACGCTGGACAACGCGGTCACCTCGGCCATCTCGTCCGGCATCACGTTCAGCCTGGCGGCCGGCAACAGCAACGCGAACGCGTGCAACTCCTCGCCCGCCCGGGTCGCGTCCGCGATCACGGTCGGCGCCACCACGAACACGGACGCACGCGCGTCGTACTCGAACTACGGCACCTGCCTGGACATCTTCGCGCCGGGCTCGTCGATCACCTCGGCCTGGTACACCAGCACCTCGGCCACCAGCACCATCAGCGGTACGTCGATGGCGGCACCGCACGTGGCCGGCGCGGCCGCGCTGGTGCTCTCCGCGAACACGTCCTACACCCCGGCCCAGGTGCGCGACTACCTGGTCAACAACGCCACGCCGAACGTGGTGACCAGCCCGGGCACCGGCTCCCCGAACCGTCTGCTCTACGTGGTCAACTGA
- a CDS encoding TIGR03085 family metal-binding protein: protein MTRHSLTERAALADLLLDVGPDAPTLCEGWTARDLAAHLVVRDRQPIASLGSFLPPLRGYGERTRLRTAAMPYPELIALVRKAPWWSPTGNPLTDPGANTGEFFIHHEDVRRGAPGWQPRTLDPELDAKLWANARFFGRLSLRRFPAALTVAAPGHGEFTGGAGGEPVRLIGAPGELVLFIAGRQRATRVQIDGPAALADRLRTAGLKL from the coding sequence ATGACGCGTCATTCGCTGACCGAACGAGCGGCGCTGGCTGATCTTCTGCTCGACGTCGGGCCGGACGCCCCCACGCTGTGCGAGGGCTGGACGGCCCGTGACCTCGCCGCCCACCTGGTCGTCCGGGACCGGCAACCGATCGCGTCGCTCGGGAGCTTCCTGCCACCCCTGCGGGGTTACGGTGAGCGCACCCGCCTGCGCACCGCCGCGATGCCGTACCCGGAGCTGATCGCGCTGGTGCGAAAGGCGCCGTGGTGGAGCCCGACCGGCAACCCGCTGACCGACCCGGGCGCGAACACCGGCGAGTTCTTCATCCACCACGAGGACGTGCGGCGCGGAGCGCCCGGCTGGCAGCCCCGCACGCTCGACCCGGAGCTGGACGCGAAGCTGTGGGCCAACGCCCGGTTCTTCGGCCGACTGTCGCTGCGGCGATTCCCGGCCGCGCTGACCGTGGCCGCGCCCGGGCACGGGGAGTTCACCGGCGGCGCGGGCGGCGAGCCGGTGCGCCTGATCGGCGCCCCCGGCGAGCTGGTGCTGTTCATCGCGGGCCGGCAGCGGGCCACCCGCGTGCAGATCGACGGCCCGGCCGCGCTGGCCGACCGGCTGCGTACCGCCGGCTTGAAGCTCTGA
- a CDS encoding ABC transporter ATP-binding protein — protein MTRTGSDVLRRGLGILGQGIAAEPRLFSISVAGSVLHGALLVGNAYVVGEIVGRVVTPAFAEDRIDTGALALAAAVLLGISGLRVAAMFARRLAAGAMMFRLQAGYRERITRRYLELPLSWHQRNSAGSLLSTATSDVEASVQPFAPLPLAVGTVVMLAGALGSVLWTDWVLGLVGLVLVPSLFALNIFYSRRMSPLQMRAQRLRAGVAEIAHESFDGALVIKTMGKEAAETERFAAQVGELRDGLIRVGRLRGLFDPVMDALPSLGTVAVLLLGTWRLSEGAITVSQLVSVAFLFTVLAFPLRAIAWLVGDMPRGVAGHDRVHAVLAAEGSTRYGEEDLTATGPASLTFTDVGFSYVDGEPVLRDVTLGVPAGKTVALVGPTGSGKSTIASLAVRLVDPDSGTVRLDGADLRTLTAEALASSIALVPQLPFVFDDTVRANIALDRPGADDAEVWSALRLAQIDSFVAGLPESLDTEVGERGTSLSGGQRQRLTLARALAGKPRLLILDDATSAVDPRVEAAILGALRSAAGEGASILVVAYRRATIALADEVVYMESGRILARGTHLDLLATVPGYRDLVTAYEKAEALDD, from the coding sequence ATGACCAGGACCGGCAGCGACGTGCTGCGGCGCGGCCTGGGCATTCTCGGGCAGGGCATCGCGGCGGAGCCGAGACTCTTCTCGATCTCGGTGGCCGGCAGCGTGCTGCACGGCGCGCTGCTGGTCGGCAACGCGTACGTGGTCGGCGAGATCGTCGGCCGCGTCGTCACGCCCGCGTTCGCGGAGGACCGGATCGACACCGGCGCGCTCGCACTGGCCGCGGCCGTGCTGCTCGGCATCAGCGGGCTGCGGGTCGCCGCGATGTTCGCCCGCCGGCTCGCGGCCGGCGCGATGATGTTCCGGCTCCAGGCCGGCTACCGCGAGCGGATCACCCGCCGCTACCTGGAACTGCCGCTCTCCTGGCACCAGCGCAACTCGGCCGGGTCGCTGCTGTCCACCGCCACGTCAGACGTGGAGGCGTCCGTCCAGCCGTTCGCGCCGCTGCCGCTCGCGGTGGGCACGGTGGTGATGCTGGCCGGCGCGCTCGGCAGCGTGCTCTGGACCGACTGGGTGCTCGGCCTGGTCGGCCTGGTGCTGGTCCCGTCGCTGTTCGCGCTGAACATCTTCTACTCCCGGCGGATGTCGCCGCTGCAGATGCGCGCCCAGCGGCTGCGCGCCGGCGTCGCTGAGATCGCGCACGAGAGCTTCGACGGCGCACTGGTGATCAAGACGATGGGCAAGGAGGCAGCGGAGACCGAGCGCTTCGCCGCACAGGTCGGCGAGCTGCGCGACGGGCTGATCCGGGTCGGCCGGCTGCGCGGGCTCTTCGACCCGGTGATGGACGCGCTGCCCAGCCTCGGCACGGTCGCGGTCCTGCTGCTCGGCACGTGGCGCCTCAGCGAGGGCGCGATCACGGTGTCCCAGCTGGTCAGCGTCGCGTTCCTGTTCACCGTGCTGGCGTTCCCGCTGCGCGCGATCGCGTGGCTGGTCGGCGACATGCCGCGCGGCGTCGCCGGCCACGACCGGGTGCACGCGGTGCTCGCGGCCGAGGGCTCCACCCGGTACGGCGAGGAGGATCTCACGGCGACCGGCCCGGCGTCGCTGACGTTCACCGACGTCGGGTTCTCCTACGTCGACGGCGAGCCGGTGCTGCGCGACGTGACGCTCGGCGTCCCCGCGGGGAAGACGGTCGCGCTGGTCGGGCCGACCGGCTCCGGCAAGTCCACGATCGCGTCGCTGGCCGTCCGGCTCGTCGACCCCGATTCCGGCACGGTTCGGCTGGACGGCGCCGACCTGCGCACACTCACCGCGGAGGCGCTGGCGAGCAGCATCGCGCTGGTCCCGCAGCTGCCGTTCGTGTTCGACGACACGGTCCGGGCGAACATCGCGCTGGACCGGCCGGGCGCGGACGACGCCGAGGTGTGGTCCGCGCTGCGGCTCGCCCAGATCGACTCGTTCGTCGCCGGGCTGCCGGAGTCGCTGGACACCGAGGTCGGCGAGCGCGGCACGTCGCTCTCCGGCGGGCAGCGGCAGCGGCTCACGCTGGCCCGCGCGCTGGCCGGCAAGCCCCGGCTGCTGATCCTGGACGACGCCACCAGCGCGGTCGACCCGCGCGTGGAGGCGGCGATCCTCGGCGCGCTGCGTTCCGCCGCCGGTGAGGGCGCGAGCATCCTGGTCGTCGCGTACCGGCGGGCCACGATCGCGCTCGCCGACGAGGTGGTCTACATGGAGAGCGGCCGGATCCTGGCCCGCGGCACACACCTTGACCTGCTGGCGACCGTGCCCGGCTACCGGGACCTGGTCACCGCGTACGAGAAGGCGGAAGCGCTCGATGACTGA